CAGCTTACCTATCGAGACTTTGTTAGATGGTCATCGATCAAATCTATCATCTCTAATACGCAGTAGTAGGGTTAGTGAACATTAAACCTGTCTAAAGTGCCTACAGACCAAACTTAATCTCTAGATATTTCGTTAATCTCTATGCCCCATGCATGTGTAGAGTTATTAGAAATGATCAACTGTTTGATAAAGTAAACTTATACTATTGTACAACAAATCCATTTgttttttcttccttctttttgTTTATTGGCAAAATTCTCACGTGGATTGATATAAAGTAGCGATGTAGATCAACAAAGCTTTTAGACTAGTTgagtatatatttttttgtataatCATTTGGTATTCAAAATTTATAGACCTGACTAATTTGAATTTGTGTTTCGTAAGACACATTAAAAAGAGAGAAGCACTTTGATCCACATCATTAGATTTTTTTCATTTTACAAAGGTTCGAATACGAATACTCTGGCCACAACCCTTTGCATTGCTGGTTATTATTGTTGGGTTTAATTGATAGATTGAATGAGAAATGGAAGGAAAAGAAGTGGAGGGAAAATGAGTTGTTCCTCTTGCTTTATGAAATGAGCATTTGTCCCTCATTGGCAGTGGAAAGAAAAGTActcctacttaaaagtagaagtactccttcttgttgctaaagggttaagaagagggtctcccctcgcTTCATCGTCGTCGTCGTTCGGCTCGGAttcggtcaaatgatctgattgattgataatctttttggaccaaattttctttaattttaattatttaattaattatatccgcgtgtctgacccgcgacccgGTTCTTTCCCAGATTTTATTTAAATTTCCCACAATTTTTAAAGTGACTGTTCTGAAGGGTTGCAAGGTTCCATGGCTATAAATTCGTTTGATTCCTCAGAATTTTCCTTACGAATTTTCTAAACTTcaaaacttcttcttcttctgcacaAATAAATTCCAGTGTAGTTTACTGTCGTTGAGTGGTTCGCTGACACTGTTGTTTTAGGTACCGATACACCGGTGAGTaagatcgttctatcctgggaggatatattccattAACCTTgggtacttgaggggaataatttccttaaggacacactgtgcattcagtgggctcgattttcATTCTTAAATATTTTTCAGAGACTGTTCTTACTTTTCCAGTTTCTGTTTTTCCGTTTTCTACTGGTTTTTCCAGAATCTGTCCAGTTTCTGTTTTCTGTTTTTCAGAAATTATTTTTTACTGTTTCGACGTTTTTGCAATACAGTTTAATAACAATTATAACTGTTGAATGAATATATACTACCCTAACCTGAGAGTATTCAAGTTTGAACAAATGAGTGGAAAACAAATGGACCAAGAATTgaactatatattttttttttcacttatcGGGCGGGGTTTAGTATCATGGACTTTTCAAAATACTTGGTTAGAGCTTCAAATCCATTGGAAAGGACTATCCTGTATTTAGCTAAATAATATAATTCCTCTCCGAACAAATCTATTTTCTCTTTGACCAAGGCTCATTTCAAAGCCAAAATTCTGTATTTTTCTTCTCTTGCAGTCTCCTCCTTCAATTGTCATTTGCGATTGTAACTGCGACTAAGAAACGGTACTGTTGTTAGGGCACAAAAGTCCAATCAAAACGTGGTCGATTCCTGAAATGTAATTTACAATGCCACGTGGAACTCAGTGATTGGTAATTCAAATAATTCCCTAAGAGTTTTCCAGCTCTACAGTTAAATTTCTATAGCGATCTTCTTGTCTTATTAGTCTCCAGTTTAATAAAACTTAATGAATATTTTAAGGATAGTATTAATATTATTACAGAGTGGAGTTAATTCCCCAGAGTTTGACTGAAAAGTCAAGACtcatttaaaagaaaaaagaagaaaagaaagtagGGGTAGGGACTAGGGAGATGATCAGTAAATTCCAAAAGAAATTGATTAGATAGGCCATCTGGCTTAGTTGCTAGAGTATTTGCCTTAGAGCAGTAAGAAACCTGAAAGGAAAAAAATGGGGCATGTCCATAAATGATGTCATGCCAGAAGAAGTCAAGAATTATTCTGGAATTGATCATCAGGTAGGGTTTGGCACAGAGAGAGGGTCCACTGACGGCTTGCTAATAGCTGTAATATTGAAATTCCTATCGTCGTTTTCTTCTATCATACAGATATATAAAGCTCACAAAATTCAGACTATCAGCACAACATCTAATTGTATAATCATACAAATAGAAAAGAAATGGCCACATTGACTTCCTCTTCTTTAAAAAATTTAGCTATCATTCTAATATTGCTATATGCCTTGACCTTTTCATTCTCAGTAGTGAGTGCACGACCCGCCACTTTTTTACAGGATTTTAAAGTCTCTTGGTCTGACTCTCACATCAAACAACTTGATGGTGGCAGGGGAATTCAGCTTATTCTTGACCAAAACTCAGGCacgatccttttttttttcttcctgatATCCGTCGTTCCTTTTACTCTATGTCACAAGAGTCTGATCTACCATTTAAATATTGGGTTTAATCTTTATAATTTTACCACTAAATTTATTGTACAGTAAAAAGAATTATGGGTTCAGAATAACCCATAACCAAGTGACCAACACGCTACACTATCATTCTCATTTCTCATGCATGAACCATGATAATGATGAATGGTTCTTTGATTTTAGGATGTGGATTTGCTTCGAGAAGCAAATACCTGTTTGGACGTGTTAGCATGAAGATCAAGCTCGTTCCTGGTGACTCTGCCGGAACCGTCACTGCCTTTTAcgtaagtgtgtatatatatatacatatatggatggAGTAGTCAATTTAACACTAGACTTTATCTTCACATCATATTCAAACTAGTTAGGATATTGCTTAACATTTTTTTACTTCTTTGTGTAGATGAACTCAGACACAGATAACCTAAGGGACGAACTAGACTTTGAATTCTTGGGAAACAGGACAGGGCAGCCGTACACTGTCCAGACGAATGTGTATGTACACGGAAAAGGTGACAAGGAACAAAGGGTCAACCTTTGGTTCGATCCATCCGCTGATTTTCACACCTATACCATTCTTTGGAACCACCATCACGCAGtgtaagtacatatatatattacaCTTTCTCTATTCTTTTGTTCTTCTGTTTAGAATAAGTAATTTAAGTTTGATACTactctttgtttcaatttatgtataATTTGTAAAACAAGAATGTCCCTTTTAAAGAGAAGAATCATCGTAAATGGAGTATTTAAAATCTCAACATTTAAAGAGTACTTTGGTATgcattatttaaaaaaattgcCTTTCTTTCTTAATAAATTGTGCAGTCAAACTAAGAGACAAAATGAAACAGAAAGATCAGTATAATCTAACTTGTTACTATAACATATAGTAAAAGGTTAAATAGTCATCATTTTCACTATGTTATAGTTAATTCATTACAATTAGAAATTTACTTGTTATTAACTTATTTACTAAGAAAAAATTATTGTTTGTAATTTTGAAGATTCTCCGTGGACGGAATACCCATTAGAGTGTTCAAGAACAATGAAGCAAGAGGAATCCCATTCCCCAAATCTCAACCTATGGGAGTTTACTCAACATTGTGGGAAGCCGATGACTGGGCTACAAGGGGTGGCTTAGAGAAAATAAATTGGAGCAAATCACCATTTTACGCATACTATAAAGATTTCGACATAGAGGGATGTGCAATGCCAGGACCAGCAAATTGCGCGAATAACCCACGCAATTTTTGGGAAGGAGCTGCTTACCAACAACTAAGCCCAGCACAAGCAAGGCAATATCGCTGGGTTAGAATGAACCACATGATCTATGATTATTGCACCGACAAATCCAGAAACCCCGTTACACCACCAGAATGCATGGCCGGAATTTGAAACTTAAAAAATCAACTGTACGTTAATTGTTTATGCATATTCATTTCTGCATATAGATACATATAGTCCAATGTTGCCCACGCGTCCTTTGCGCACCCTACAAATAGAGTGGTAGAGGAGGGAAGAAAATTGTTATATTTGTGTTGATATGGACGGTTACGCTTATGTCTGAATGCTTCGTTC
Above is a genomic segment from Lycium barbarum isolate Lr01 chromosome 12, ASM1917538v2, whole genome shotgun sequence containing:
- the LOC132623709 gene encoding probable xyloglucan endotransglucosylase/hydrolase protein 7, producing MATLTSSSLKNLAIILILLYALTFSFSVVSARPATFLQDFKVSWSDSHIKQLDGGRGIQLILDQNSGCGFASRSKYLFGRVSMKIKLVPGDSAGTVTAFYMNSDTDNLRDELDFEFLGNRTGQPYTVQTNVYVHGKGDKEQRVNLWFDPSADFHTYTILWNHHHAVFSVDGIPIRVFKNNEARGIPFPKSQPMGVYSTLWEADDWATRGGLEKINWSKSPFYAYYKDFDIEGCAMPGPANCANNPRNFWEGAAYQQLSPAQARQYRWVRMNHMIYDYCTDKSRNPVTPPECMAGI